In the Lascolabacillus massiliensis genome, one interval contains:
- a CDS encoding glycoside hydrolase family 2 TIM barrel-domain containing protein, whose protein sequence is MKKLSVYLAGVLTLLVFALSVNAQEYDYISKERKTPYWRDVNVVKAHKEYPRTQFMTFENENDALSKKFEESEYYISLNGTWKFYFVESYTELPENVTDSAVVLTDWKDIKVPGNWEIQGFGTPIYVNHPYEFVERDPKTFYPKMEAPYLPEETPVGVYRREINIPENWNDREIFLTLDGAKSGVYVYINGKEVGYSEDSKTSAEFNITKYVNEGTNSLVLKIYRWSTGSYLEAQDFWRISGIERDVFLWSQAKTSLRDFRVKSTLDDSYLNGIFELETTVRNYSQAVSYANVSYKLLDSDGNTVLSDSKPIGVQRGGESSVRFSAEIPNVSTWTSEQPNLYKLLITVIPEGEEKGEVVPYPVGFRRFEIVPYKTGDRIDRLFLVNGQPIKLKGVNIHETNPETGHYVTEDIMIKDFTLMKLNNINSVRLSHYPQSRRFYELCNIYGLYVYDEANIESHGLYYGEKSPSKHPEWEQAHMDRTINMFERNKNHPSVTIWSLGNEAGNGINFFHTYRYLKDQERDFMNRPVNYERSLWDLNTDMYVPQYPSAAWLEEIGAKGSDRPVIPSEYSHAMGNSNGNIDIQWEAIYKYPNLQGAYIWDWVDQGIAKKDEDGRSFWAYGGDYGIDTPSDGNFVINGLVDPGRVPHPAVAEVKYVHQNFAFEAIDLKEGIFKVINRQYFTDTENYKFLYNVTENGNIISEGELSVSLLPQQWIQVSIPLDKLESKPGVEYFVNFEVVQKEAQSLVPAGHIVAIEQFKLPITSPKQTYSEKNNYPALKVNDTEKSISISSTVVKFEFDKSKGIVTSYKVGKNEYFKDGFGIQPNFWRGPNDNDYGNGAPQRLQVWKQSSKNFNVIETKVSPEGDNFIVDVTYLLAAGNLYNVKYKILPSGILNVNVLFHSTDVEEKSIEASEAAITATFSPEASAARKASSSLTVPRIGVRFRLPATMNNVEYFGKGPGENYVDRASGSKVGRYKTTADDMYVAYTRPQENGHRTDTRWVSLTGKNNGLLVVADNTIGFNALRNSVEDFDSEEATHRPYQWNNFSSEEIASREDENARNRKPRQTHINDITPQDFVEVCIDMKQHGVAGYNSWGARPLPEYSIPANKNYSWGFTLIPISEKSDINSLTKLNY, encoded by the coding sequence ATGAAGAAATTAAGTGTCTATTTAGCGGGTGTTTTAACCCTTTTAGTTTTTGCCCTGAGTGTAAATGCTCAGGAATATGATTATATATCAAAAGAGAGGAAAACACCTTACTGGAGGGATGTTAATGTGGTTAAAGCACATAAAGAATATCCCCGAACTCAGTTTATGACTTTTGAAAATGAAAATGATGCACTGAGTAAAAAATTTGAAGAGAGTGAATATTATATATCTTTAAATGGAACCTGGAAGTTTTATTTTGTTGAAAGCTACACTGAATTACCTGAAAATGTTACGGATTCAGCAGTAGTACTGACAGATTGGAAAGATATTAAGGTTCCCGGGAACTGGGAAATACAGGGATTCGGAACACCTATATATGTGAATCACCCATATGAGTTTGTTGAAAGAGATCCTAAAACATTTTATCCAAAAATGGAAGCTCCCTATCTTCCAGAAGAGACACCTGTTGGTGTATATCGCAGGGAGATAAATATACCTGAAAACTGGAATGACCGAGAGATCTTTTTAACTCTTGATGGTGCTAAATCAGGCGTATATGTATATATAAATGGAAAAGAAGTAGGATATAGTGAAGACTCAAAGACCAGTGCTGAATTTAATATAACCAAATATGTCAATGAAGGTACCAACTCTCTTGTCCTGAAAATATATCGCTGGAGTACAGGCTCATATCTTGAAGCACAGGATTTTTGGAGAATTAGCGGTATCGAAAGAGATGTATTTTTATGGTCACAGGCTAAAACATCGTTACGTGATTTCAGAGTAAAATCAACATTAGATGATAGTTACTTAAATGGTATTTTTGAATTAGAAACTACTGTAAGAAACTATTCTCAAGCTGTTTCTTATGCAAATGTTAGCTACAAACTACTTGATAGTGATGGCAATACTGTGTTATCAGATAGTAAACCGATTGGCGTTCAAAGAGGTGGTGAAAGCTCAGTGCGTTTTTCTGCTGAAATACCTAATGTATCTACATGGACATCAGAACAACCAAACCTTTATAAACTGCTTATAACTGTAATACCTGAAGGAGAAGAAAAGGGAGAGGTTGTCCCCTACCCTGTTGGTTTCAGAAGATTTGAAATTGTGCCTTATAAAACAGGTGACAGGATAGACAGATTATTTTTAGTAAATGGTCAGCCAATCAAGCTTAAAGGGGTAAATATTCATGAAACAAACCCTGAGACGGGACATTACGTTACAGAAGATATAATGATAAAGGACTTTACTCTGATGAAACTGAACAATATAAATAGTGTTCGTCTTTCTCACTATCCTCAATCGCGTCGTTTCTATGAACTTTGCAATATTTATGGTTTATATGTATATGATGAAGCAAATATTGAATCTCACGGATTATATTATGGTGAGAAATCTCCATCAAAGCATCCGGAATGGGAACAGGCTCATATGGACAGAACCATAAATATGTTTGAGAGGAATAAAAATCATCCATCTGTAACTATTTGGTCACTTGGGAATGAAGCAGGTAATGGTATTAACTTTTTCCATACATACAGATATCTAAAAGATCAGGAAAGAGATTTCATGAATCGTCCTGTAAATTATGAGAGATCGCTGTGGGACTTAAACACTGACATGTATGTTCCACAGTATCCGAGCGCTGCATGGCTTGAAGAAATTGGGGCTAAAGGGAGTGACAGACCTGTTATTCCTTCAGAGTATTCACATGCAATGGGCAATTCTAACGGAAACATTGATATTCAATGGGAGGCTATATACAAATACCCAAATCTACAGGGTGCATATATATGGGACTGGGTTGATCAAGGAATAGCTAAAAAAGATGAAGATGGCAGAAGTTTTTGGGCTTATGGTGGAGACTATGGAATTGATACACCTAGTGATGGGAACTTCGTTATAAATGGATTAGTTGATCCGGGAAGAGTTCCCCACCCTGCTGTCGCAGAAGTTAAATATGTTCATCAGAATTTTGCATTTGAAGCAATAGATCTGAAAGAAGGCATCTTTAAAGTTATTAACCGTCAATATTTTACTGACACCGAGAATTATAAATTCCTGTATAATGTTACAGAAAATGGCAATATAATTTCTGAAGGAGAGTTATCGGTATCATTACTGCCACAGCAATGGATCCAAGTGTCTATTCCATTAGATAAATTGGAATCAAAACCGGGTGTTGAATATTTTGTCAATTTTGAGGTAGTGCAAAAAGAAGCACAGTCATTAGTTCCTGCAGGTCATATAGTTGCAATTGAACAATTTAAACTGCCGATAACATCACCCAAGCAAACATACTCTGAGAAAAATAATTATCCTGCATTAAAGGTAAATGATACAGAAAAATCTATTAGTATTAGTTCGACTGTAGTAAAATTTGAATTTGATAAATCAAAGGGTATAGTGACTTCCTACAAAGTAGGTAAAAATGAATATTTTAAAGATGGATTTGGAATACAGCCAAATTTTTGGAGAGGACCTAACGACAATGATTATGGAAATGGAGCTCCACAACGTCTGCAGGTATGGAAACAATCCAGTAAAAACTTCAATGTTATAGAGACTAAAGTTTCACCTGAAGGAGATAATTTTATTGTTGATGTAACATATTTACTAGCTGCAGGAAATCTTTATAATGTTAAGTATAAAATACTTCCCTCTGGTATATTAAATGTAAATGTCCTATTCCATTCAACTGATGTTGAAGAAAAAAGTATTGAGGCTTCAGAAGCTGCTATTACAGCTACTTTCTCACCTGAAGCATCAGCAGCACGCAAAGCATCATCATCACTTACAGTTCCAAGAATTGGTGTTCGTTTCCGCTTACCCGCTACGATGAACAATGTTGAATATTTTGGCAAGGGTCCTGGTGAAAATTATGTTGACAGAGCATCGGGATCAAAAGTTGGTAGATACAAAACTACTGCTGATGATATGTATGTTGCCTATACCCGTCCTCAGGAGAATGGTCATCGTACCGACACAAGATGGGTCTCATTAACAGGTAAAAATAATGGACTTCTTGTAGTTGCTGACAATACAATTGGTTTCAATGCATTGCGAAATAGTGTGGAAGATTTTGATTCTGAAGAGGCTACTCATCGTCCCTATCAGTGGAATAATTTCAGCAGTGAGGAGATTGCTTCACGAGAAGATGAAAATGCAAGAAACAGAAAACCACGTCAAACTCATATTAATGATATTACACCGCAGGATTTTGTAGAAGTATGTATTGATATGAAACAGCATGGTGTAGCAGGATACAATAGTTGGGGTGCAAGACCACTTCCAGAATACAGTATCCCGGCCAATAAAAATTATTCATGGGGTTTTACTCTGATACCTATTTCAGAGAAATCTGACATAAACAGTTTGACCAAATTGAATTATTAA
- the dtd gene encoding D-aminoacyl-tRNA deacylase, with protein MRVLIQRVTKASVEIEGKLKSEINKGLLIFVGIEDDDKDEDIDFLAKKSVNLRIFDDENGVMNHSVLDVEGDILVISQFTLHASTKKGNRPSYIRAAKPDISIPLYERFCEVLSILLNKHVKTGEFGADMKVRLVNDGPVTIWIDSKNRE; from the coding sequence ATGCGAGTTTTAATTCAAAGGGTTACTAAAGCATCAGTTGAAATAGAAGGAAAATTAAAAAGCGAGATTAATAAAGGACTGTTGATTTTTGTTGGAATTGAAGATGATGATAAAGATGAAGACATTGATTTCTTAGCTAAAAAGAGCGTTAATTTGCGTATATTTGATGACGAAAATGGAGTAATGAATCATTCTGTATTAGATGTTGAAGGAGATATACTTGTTATTTCTCAATTCACACTCCATGCCAGCACTAAAAAAGGTAACCGTCCTTCTTATATAAGAGCTGCAAAACCTGATATATCAATTCCTTTGTATGAAAGATTCTGTGAAGTATTATCGATTTTACTGAATAAACATGTGAAAACTGGAGAATTTGGAGCTGATATGAAAGTAAGATTGGTGAATGACGGACCGGTTACAATATGGATAGATTCTAAAAACAGAGAGTGA
- a CDS encoding nucleotide pyrophosphohydrolase, which produces MTIIEAQQQVDEWISKYGVRYFGELTNMALLTEEVGELARIMARTYGEQSFKSSDLNKDLSEEIADVLWVLICIANQTGVNLEESFIRSIEKKTNRDSNRHLNNQKLKS; this is translated from the coding sequence ATGACAATTATCGAAGCGCAACAGCAAGTAGATGAATGGATCAGTAAGTATGGAGTGCGATATTTTGGAGAACTCACAAATATGGCATTACTTACTGAAGAGGTAGGTGAATTAGCACGAATAATGGCAAGAACTTATGGCGAACAGTCATTTAAATCATCAGATCTGAATAAAGATTTATCCGAGGAAATTGCTGATGTTTTATGGGTGTTAATATGTATTGCTAATCAGACTGGTGTAAATTTGGAAGAGTCATTTATTAGAAGCATTGAAAAGAAAACTAATAGAGATTCTAACAGACATTTGAATAATCAGAAATTGAAGTCTTAA
- the deoC gene encoding deoxyribose-phosphate aldolase produces the protein MEANKYLDALKKHPLKFTDEEAKKSVDQIIKSGFDNNNSYEVYKTLYSCIDHTSLNTTDSKEYIWNFTEKINTFEGSDPEIENVAAICIYPNFVETVKESLTSDIKIAAVAGGFPSSQTFIEVKVAEISLALADGADEIDIVINAGLFLDKSYQEFCEEIMELKEVCKDKTLKVILETGALISAENINNASVLSMYSGADFLKTSTGKGYPGATPEAVFVMCQAIKSYYKATSNKVGIKVSGGVSTPEDAVKYYTIVKEVLGDDWCNNQLFRIGTSSLTDKLYNEIIKRRK, from the coding sequence ATGGAAGCTAATAAATACTTAGATGCTTTAAAAAAACACCCGTTGAAGTTCACGGATGAAGAAGCTAAAAAAAGTGTTGATCAAATTATTAAATCTGGATTTGATAACAACAACAGTTACGAAGTTTATAAAACACTTTATAGCTGTATTGATCACACATCTTTGAACACAACTGATTCGAAGGAATATATCTGGAATTTTACAGAGAAAATAAATACTTTCGAGGGTTCAGACCCGGAAATAGAAAATGTAGCAGCTATCTGTATTTATCCCAATTTTGTAGAGACAGTGAAAGAATCACTTACATCTGATATTAAAATAGCAGCTGTTGCGGGCGGTTTCCCATCTTCGCAAACATTTATAGAAGTAAAAGTAGCCGAAATCTCTTTGGCTCTAGCAGATGGTGCTGATGAAATAGATATAGTTATAAATGCTGGACTTTTTCTGGATAAATCATATCAGGAGTTTTGTGAAGAGATAATGGAGTTAAAAGAGGTATGTAAAGATAAGACTTTGAAAGTTATCCTGGAAACGGGTGCATTGATAAGTGCTGAGAATATAAATAATGCGTCTGTTTTATCAATGTACTCCGGGGCTGATTTCCTTAAGACATCTACAGGAAAAGGATATCCGGGAGCTACCCCTGAGGCGGTTTTTGTAATGTGTCAAGCTATCAAATCATACTATAAAGCAACCTCTAATAAAGTAGGAATAAAAGTGTCGGGTGGAGTATCAACACCTGAAGATGCAGTAAAATATTACACAATAGTTAAAGAAGTACTTGGTGATGATTGGTGTAATAATCAACTATTCAGAATAGGTACAAGTAGTCTAACAGATAAACTTTATAATGAAATTATAAAAAGAAGAAAATAG
- the uvrC gene encoding excinuclease ABC subunit UvrC: MNDDIKNTLAVIPNQPGCYQFFDEKGTVIYVGKAKDLKKRVSSYFNKYHDHPKTRILVRNIRKIKYIVVNTEEDTFLLENNLIKELKPRYNVMLKDDKTYPSIVIKNEFFPRVYKTRNIVKDGSKYFGPYTSVLSVNALLEIVRKVYKIRTCRLNLTPENIAANKFKVCLEYHINRCKGPCEGLQSLEDYDKNIEEINEILKGNVSIIEKQVVKRMNELSAEMRYEEAHELKEKLQLIQNFREKSQVVSNINYNLDVFSFEEDENSAFINYLHVVNGGITQAYTFEYKKKLDETPEELLGLGIVEMRQRFGSETKEIIVPFIPDLKLTNVDFVVPQRGDKRKLLLLSEKNVKQYKIDKLKKAEMLNPDQRAMRILTTLQKDLQLKDIPWHIECFDNSNIQGTNPVSACVVFKKAKPSKKDYRHFNIKSVLGPNDYASMREVIERRYSRLLNEGESFPQLIVVDGGKGQLSVAVNSLQKIGLYGKIAVIGIAERLEEIYFPDDPIPLYIDKNSESLKLIQHLRDEAHRFGLTFHRKKRSKAQISSELDTIKGIGTETKKKLLLHFKSIKRLKESEKDEIIRVIGKSKGEIIWDWLNNKGKK; encoded by the coding sequence TGAGAAAGGGACCGTTATATATGTTGGAAAAGCTAAAGATTTAAAGAAAAGAGTCTCTTCATATTTTAACAAATACCATGACCATCCGAAAACGCGAATACTGGTTAGGAATATCCGTAAGATCAAATATATTGTTGTTAATACAGAAGAGGATACATTTCTTCTGGAAAACAACCTTATAAAAGAGCTTAAACCACGCTATAATGTAATGTTGAAGGATGATAAAACCTATCCTTCAATAGTAATCAAAAACGAATTCTTTCCCCGTGTATATAAAACTCGTAATATCGTAAAGGATGGGTCCAAATATTTTGGCCCATATACTTCGGTATTATCTGTTAATGCATTACTGGAAATAGTAAGAAAAGTATATAAAATAAGAACATGCAGACTAAATCTTACACCTGAAAATATAGCAGCAAATAAATTTAAAGTATGTCTGGAATATCATATTAATCGCTGTAAAGGTCCTTGTGAGGGTCTGCAATCTTTGGAGGATTATGATAAGAATATTGAAGAAATAAATGAAATACTAAAAGGAAATGTGTCGATCATAGAAAAACAGGTTGTTAAAAGGATGAATGAACTTTCTGCAGAAATGAGATATGAAGAGGCACATGAACTTAAAGAGAAATTGCAATTAATACAGAACTTCAGAGAAAAATCACAGGTTGTAAGTAATATCAATTACAACCTGGATGTATTCTCTTTTGAAGAGGATGAAAATTCAGCATTTATAAATTATCTTCATGTTGTAAATGGTGGAATAACACAAGCATATACATTTGAATATAAAAAGAAGCTTGATGAAACACCGGAAGAACTATTAGGACTTGGTATAGTTGAAATGAGACAGCGATTTGGGAGTGAAACCAAAGAAATTATTGTACCGTTTATTCCTGATTTGAAATTAACAAATGTTGATTTCGTAGTTCCTCAACGAGGAGATAAAAGGAAACTTCTATTACTTTCTGAGAAAAATGTAAAACAGTATAAGATTGACAAACTCAAAAAAGCTGAGATGTTAAATCCTGATCAGAGGGCTATGAGAATTTTGACTACACTTCAGAAGGATTTACAATTGAAAGATATTCCCTGGCATATAGAATGTTTTGACAACTCAAATATTCAGGGAACAAATCCAGTGTCAGCATGTGTTGTTTTCAAAAAAGCAAAACCTTCAAAAAAAGATTACAGACATTTCAATATTAAAAGCGTTCTAGGACCTAATGATTATGCCTCAATGCGAGAAGTGATCGAAAGACGCTACTCTCGTCTACTTAACGAGGGCGAATCTTTTCCTCAACTCATTGTGGTTGATGGAGGTAAGGGTCAATTAAGCGTTGCTGTAAATTCTCTCCAGAAAATTGGCCTTTATGGAAAAATAGCAGTTATTGGCATTGCTGAACGTTTGGAAGAGATATATTTCCCGGATGACCCTATTCCTCTATATATTGATAAGAATTCTGAATCACTAAAACTTATTCAGCATCTCAGAGATGAAGCACATAGATTTGGTTTAACATTTCATAGAAAAAAAAGAAGTAAAGCACAAATTTCTTCAGAACTTGATACGATTAAAGGTATAGGTACAGAAACTAAGAAAAAACTATTGCTGCATTTTAAAAGTATTAAAAGACTTAAAGAATCTGAAAAAGATGAAATCATTAGGGTCATAGGAAAAAGTAAAGGTGAAATTATTTGGGATTGGTTAAACAATAAAGGAAAAAAATAA